From Cardiocondyla obscurior isolate alpha-2009 linkage group LG27, Cobs3.1, whole genome shotgun sequence:
TCTGGCCGGCGGAGATTCTGTAGAGGAGGCAGCAGCGGCGCTCAGGGACGTGCGGGCATTGTGCATGGCCGGCGGGTTCCCGCTGAAAAAGTGGGCAGCCAGCAACGAGGACTTGTTGCAAGAAGTACCGTTGGGCGACTTATCTCGACCAGGCGTTCGCTCGTGGTCTCCTTAGGACTGCCACACTGCACTGGGCCTGCAGTGGCATCCTGTTCCGGACGTTTTCTCGTTTCGGGTGCGCACTCTGCCCACGGACATCGTGACGAAGCGCACCGTTGTGTCACAGTCGGCTCGGTTGTTCGACCTCATGGGACGGCTGGCGCCTGCCACAATTCGCGCGAAAACATTTATTCAAGGCCTCTGGTTGCGTGGCCTTGACTGGGATGCCCCGCTCGCGGACAACGACCGAGATCGCTGGTGCAACTTTGTTCATGACCTCGCCGCGCTTGAGAAGGTGCGTGTGTCGCGGTGGATGCGGCTGTCGGGACTTCGGGAGGTTGAGATTCACGGTTTCGCCGACGCTTCGGAGCGGGCGTACGCTGCCGTTGTTTATTTCCGAACGCGGTCCAACAGTGCGTCAAGCTGGACGGTGGCCTTGGTGGTCGCCAAGACCAAGGTATCTCCTCTCAAGCAGGTGTCCTTGCCGAGATTGGAACTCTGCGCCGCGGTGCTGCTGGTGAGGTTGGTGGCTCACGTGAGGGGACTTCTCGACCTTCAGGGCAAATCCATCCACCTATGGTCGGACTCAACGGTGACGCTCGGATGGATCTGACGTCACCCATCACGGTGGACAACTTACGTGACCAACCGTGTGTCGGAGATCCAACTCACGCTGCCCGAGGCAAGGTGGCATCATGTGGCGGGCACCGAGAATCCCGCGGACTGTGCCTCCAGAGGTGTGTCTCCTTCCGAGCTGGTGCACTCGTCCTTATGGTGGCGGGGCTCAGCGTGGCTGTCCGCGGACGCGGACTTCGGAGCGGGGGATGAGGAGGCTGTGGCGGAGGGGAATCTTCCCGAGGCTCGGATCTCAGCGCATGCCTCGGTCGTTGCTTCTGATGCGAAGAAGCCTGAATGGATCGGCAAATTTTCCTCCCATTCACGGCTGACTCGCGTCGTGGCCTGGTGTTTCCGGTGGCGCCGAAGGGACAATGTTCGCGCAGAGTCGCCGGGCCTTTCGGCCGAGGAGTTGCGCGGGGCGCTACTAGCCGTGGTGCGCGGCGTTCAGGCCGTCCTCCTCCAGAGAGAAGTGCAGCTTGTGGCTTCTGGCGCTGCGCTTCCTAGGGCTCACTGGTGTCACAAGCTCTCTCCCTTTTTAGATCCTCAAGGTGTTCTTCGAGTGGGCGGCCGTCTGAGGCATTCTCTCTTATCGTACGACGAGAAGCACCCTGCCATTCTACCACGAAGTTCGCACCTGGGTGCCTTGCTGTTCTCTTCTTGCCACGCTCGCGCTCTTCATGGTGGAGTTCAGCAGACTCTGGGCCTCCTGCGACAGCAATTTTGGATTCCCGGCGCTCGAGCCGCGGTGAAGAAGGCAATTCACCGCTGTGTGACATGCGTGCGATGGCGGGCGGCGGCCCCGACCCCCCTCATGGCGGACCTTCCTTCGGCAGGGGTGAGGCCGTCTTGAGCATTCCAGCACACTGGCGTGGATTACGCTGGGCCGTTAATGCTGCGGGCTGACAAGGGCCGTGGGCGGAAGGCTCACAAGGCTTTCGTTGCCGTGTTTGTTTGTCTGTGCACCCGTGCTGTGCACCTTGAAGTGGTGTCAGACTACACGTCTGAGGCCTTTCTGGCCACGCTGCGACGCTTCGTGTCCAGGCGTGGCCTCCCGCAAGTCGTTTACAGCGACTGCGGGACGA
This genomic window contains:
- the LOC139112150 gene encoding uncharacterized protein codes for the protein MGRLAPATIRAKTFIQGLWLRGLDWDAPLADNDRDRWCNFVHDLAALEKVRVSRWMRLSGLREVEIHGFADASERAYAAVVYFRTRSNSASSWTVALVVAKTKVSPLKQVSLPRLELCAAVLLVRLVAHVRGLLDLQGKSIHLWSDSTVTLGWI